In the genome of Gemmatimonadota bacterium, the window ATCGAGCGATGCGGTTTCTCGACGGTGGCCGTTCGCTTCACGAGGTAGCCCAACTGATTGGGTGTCACGCGAGCTCGGTGATGCGCTGGCGCGACGCGCGGCGACGAGGAGGCAGGGAGGGGCTCAAGGTGCGCAAGGCATCGGGCCGGCCGCGCAAGCTGAGCGACGAGCAGTGTACGCGGCTCTTGGAGTTGCTGCTGAAGGGAGCCATGGCCCAGGGCCACCGCACGGAGCTGTGGACGACGCAGCGGATCGCCGAACTCATCGAGGCACGCTTTGGGGTCAGCTACCACCGCGATCACGTGGGTCGCCTCATGCACTCTCTGGGCTGGAGCTGCCAGAAGCCCGAGCGGCGAGCCCAGGAGCGCGACGAAGAGGCCATCGAGCGTTGGAAGCGTGAGGTGTGGCCCGAGGTAAAAAAAACGCCGAGAAGCTGGGGGCCCACATCGTCTTCGCCGACGAGAGCGGCTTCCAACTGATTCCCATGCTGATCAAGACCTGGGCACCGAGGGGTCGCACCCCGGTGGTGCGTCACCGCTACCGTCGCGACCGCATCTCGGTCATCTCGGGACTCTCGGTTAGCCCCGTGCGGCACCGCGTGGGCCTCTACTATCGATTCCACCGCACGAACATCGATGGTCTCGCGGTGTGTGATTTCCTCCGTCACTTGCTGCGCCACCTTCGTGGTCACGTGACCGTC includes:
- a CDS encoding IS630 family transposase, translating into MARPSGSAQQLEGRRHRAMRFLDGGRSLHEVAQLIGCHASSVMRWRDARRRGGREGLKVRKASGRPRKLSDEQCTRLLELLLKGAMAQGHRTELWTTQRIAELIEARFGVSYHRDHVGRLMHSLGWSCQKPERRAQERDEEAIERWKREVWPEVKKTPRSWGPTSSSPTRAASN
- a CDS encoding IS630 family transposase; this encodes MARGKKNAEKLGAHIVFADESGFQLIPMLIKTWAPRGRTPVVRHRYRRDRISVISGLSVSPVRHRVGLYYRFHRTNIDGLAVCDFLRHLLRHLRGHVTVIWDNASIHRGEPVREMCRRFARLHLVALPPYAPELNPDEGVWSLAKASLANGRPDDIAELDLHLDETLELIRRSPSKLRSCVHRTGLPLF